The Geoalkalibacter subterraneus genome contains the following window.
CTTGATCTTGATGCGCTGGTTGACGCTGCCGGCCTGAGCACTCTGCAAGCGCTGGCCGATTATCATGGATCTTGGGTGGGTGAAGCGTTGCGCACTAATGCCCTGCAGCGCGATGAGGCTTGGACCAGAAGCCTTGCGGTCGGAAGTGAAGAGTTTGTCCTGAAAACCCAACGTCTGCTTGGTGTACGAGCAAAAAGCCGAGCCATCATCGCGAGCGGAGATTGTTGTGTTTTGCGTGAGTCCGAAGAGGGTTATGGCGAGAATTTTCCTGCCCAAAATCAGCCCATAGTAGAGAAAAACACATATTTTTGAGCACAAAGGTTAAGGATGTCAGGTATTTGGGTTGGTCCGACCTTCTTTTCCCCTCTCTTTTCCCCTCTCTTTTCCCCTCCTACTTGGTGTACGAGCAAAAAGCCGCGCCATCATCGCGAGCGGAGATTGTTGTGTTTTGCGTGAGTCCGAAGAGGGCTATGGCGAGAATTTTCCAGCCCAAAATCAGCCCATAGTAGAGAAAAACACATATTTTTGAGCACAAAGGTTAAGGATGTCAGGCAGTTGGGTTGGTCCGACCCTCTTTTCCCCAACCCTCTTTTCCCCTCTTCAAATGACCAGAACTTTATGCTGGGGCAAGGCTTAGAGCGTGTTCCCGGGAGGGAACAAATTCGCCCTGGGAGGTGGGCCCTGCAAGCAGTCTGTTCCCGTGCGGTTTATTCTGGTAAAATTAGGCGAGATTTGCTTTCCGATGGATTTGATCATGGAACAGGTACAATTTAAACCGATTTCACGGATCAAGACATTTCTGTTGATCGTTCTGCTGACGGTGCTGTTTCTCTTCAACAGCGGTGCGGATCTGGTTTATGAGTCCTGCGCCTTCAGCCTGCTGGTGGGGTACCATTTTTTCACCGATCTGCGCTTTTCCGGGGATCAGATCCGCTCAGCCGGCCTCATGCTGCCGCACCTGGCCGTTTACCTGTCGCTGTGCACCCTGGTCGTCTGGGTCACTACCGAAGATGCGGAAAGCGCCTACTGGGTCATTTATCTGCTGCCGATTGCCGTGGCCGCGGCCAACCTGTCGCTGAAAGCGACGTTGGCAACCTGCAGCGTCGCGACCCTGCTTTTCGCCAGCCTTGTCCCTCACCGGCTTTATTCCGACCCCACTGCACGCCGTGAGGAGTTGCCGGAACTTATGGTCTTCGCTCTCACCTTCTTTCTGGTCGGGGTGCTGATTCAATCCTTTTCCGAGCAGCACCGGCGACAGCTTGAGGTCGAAGTTCAGCTGAATGAAAAGCTGCATCGGCAGAAGACCGAACAGGAAGAATCCCTCGCCCGGCTTGAGAAGGCGGAAGAAACTCTGCGAAGGCGAGAGCGATTAGCGGCACTTGGGGAGATGGCGGCGGGAATCGCCCATGAGATTCGCAATCCCCTGGGGGTGGTGACCTCCTCAGTTCAGCTGCTTGAATCACGGCTGCCCGATCTGAAAGATAACCAGCGTCGCCTGCTCCAGATCATCCTCGAAGAAATCGGCCGCATGAACAGGTTGATTGGCGATTTTCTCAGGTTCAGCCGTCCGGCACAGCCTCACCTTGTTGAAACGGATCTGGCGGCCTTTCTGCGGGACAGGCTCGACCAAATTGCTCCCATGGCGGCGGAGGCCGGCGTCGAGATCAGGCAGGAGCTGCCCGGTCAACCGGTTCCGGTGTGGATCGATGGCGAACTGATGCAGCAGGCCTTTCTAAATCTGCTTCTCAATGCCCTGGAGGCGTCGGAGAAGGGGGACAGTCTTCTGGTCGGTCTTGATCTGCGCAACGATCAGGCCGTCACAGCCATCCGCGATAGCGGCGGCGGGATTGCAGCCGAGGACCTGCCCCTCATCTTCAACCCCTTTTTCACAACCAAGGAGGGGGGCACGGGGCTGGGACTCGCCAATGCCCATCGGATTATTGAAAGTCACAATGGTCAGTTGACTGTCGCCGCAAACCCTGACCGGGGGACAACTTTCACTGTCAAGCTTCCCCTGCAGCCGCCAGACCAGGAGTGAAACAAGATGGCCCATATCCTCGTGGTGGATGATGAAAAAAACTACTGCACCGTTCTGTCCGAATTGCTCGGCGACGAGGGGTTTCGGGTCTCCACCGCCGCAAATCCATATGCCGCGCTTGAGGTGATGAACCGGGAAAATATCGACCTGGTCCTCTCCGATCTGAAGATGCCGGGGATGAGCGGTCTTGAATTCCTGAAGCAGGTTCAGTCCGAAATCGGTGAAATCCCTTTTATCCTCTTTACCGCCTATGCCACGGTGGAGACTGCGCTGGATGCCATGAAAAGCGGCGCGGTCGACTACCTGGTCAAACCCTGCAAAAATGAGGAAATTCTGCTGGCAGTCAAAAAGGCGCTGGGTTACCGTCGCCTGCAGGCCCAGAATGCCGCTCTGCGTCGGGAGCTTGATGTGGAGCGTTCCGGCGGCATCATCGGCAACAGCCCGGCAGTGCGCAAATTGCTTGACGACGTTGAGCGGGCGGCTTCGGTGCGCAGTTCCGTGTTGATTTTTGGAGAAACAGGCACCGGCAAGGAACTGGTTGCCCGCGCCCTTCACCACGCCGGGGCCCGGGCCAAGGAGGCGCTGGTGACGGTCAACTGCGCCGCCTTTGCCGAGAACCTGCTCGAAAGCGAGCTGTTCGGTCATGAACGCGGTGCTTTTACCGGGGCGACTCAGCGCAAGAGGGGGTTGCTCGAAGTGGCGGACGGGGGGACCCTGTTCCTGGATGAGATCGGCGAATTTCCCCTCTCCCTGCAGCCCAAGCTGCTGCGCGCCCTCCAGGAGCAGCGCTTTCGCCGCGTCGGCGGGACGGCGGAAATCGAGAGCGACGTGCGCATCGTGGCCGCCACCCACCGCGACCTTCAACAGATGACTGAGACCGGCGCCTTTCGCGAGGACCTTTTTTATCGCCTCAACGTGGTGGTGCTTGAAATTCCGCCTCTGCGCCGCAGACGCGAGGACATCCCACTGCTGGCGTTGCATTTCCTGCGGCGCAGCGCCCGCGAAATGGATCGGCCGGTGCGCGATCTTGCCCCGGAAACCATCCAGCGGCTGCAGCAGTATTCCTGGCCGGGCAACGTGCGCGAACTGCAGAACGTCATGGAGCGTAGTGTTCTGTTCAGCACGACAGCGGTTCTGAACCCTGCCGATCTGCCGGCGCCGGTGGGGGACGTCGCACAGAATGTCTCACCGGGCGCGTCGAACATTCCGGAATTCGATGCACCATTGCCGGAACTGATGGATCGCATGGAAAAGGAGTTGATCCGCAAAGCCCTGCGCCAGACCGGCGGCGTGCAGGCCCAGGCCGCCGAGCTTCTCGGCATCAGCCGCAGCAACCTGCAGTACAAGCTCAAAAAGCATCACCTGATCTGACTCTTTTTGCCTCTTCTTGTCTTCCCTCCTTTCAATCTGTCTGACCTGTCCTTATCTGCCTGTTCAAGATTTTGTATTTCAAGCCGCAAACCGCCTGCCGAATGTATAAAAATTTATACAAAAAGAAGGCTAAGGCTGAGATAAGTAGTTGTTTTGCCGATTTTATTGCTTGGCAAAGAGTTTGCTTTTGGAAACTGGCTGCTCGGCTCCCGGCGTGCAGCCCAATCCCCAATCGAGGAGTTGATGCAGCGCATGGTTTCCTTTTCCCGTAAAATAAAAGAGTTCTTTCCCCCCGAGGCCCGCTTTGCTGCCGGGCTCTACCTTCTGCTGGCCATTCTGTTTGCACTGCTGCGTACGGTTCTTCTGCTGCGCAACAGCGTGCAGGCGGAACAAATTCCAATATCGATCCTGATGGAAAGCTACCTGGTGGGGCTACGTTTCGATATGGCGATAGCATCCTACCTGCTGATCCCCTTGTTCCTGGCCCTGCTGGTGCTGCGCGGGCGCGGAAAACGCTGGGCGGTGTTTGCCTTCGGTGTGCTGGTGGCGCTTCTGGCGTTGGCCGGGGTGGCGGAGGCGGAGTTTTATCGTGAATTCGAAAGCCGCTTCAACGCCCTGGTGTTTGAATACCTCAGCCATCCTACGATTGTGGGCGGCATGATCTGGGAAGGGTATCCGGTGCTGTCCTATCTGACCGTGTGGATTCTGTTCTGTGCCCTGTGGGGCGGGGCGCTGCGGTGGCTCTACCGTCGGGTTCTGGCGACAGAGAACCGGGACCCAGCTCCGGACAGGGGCATCCGCAGCGTCCTGCTGCGTACCATGGGGGCGACGGTTTTGCTGACCCTGATGGTTTTTGTCTCCCGCGGCGGGTTTCAGAGCCAGCCGCTGCGGTGGGGGGACGCGTTTTTTTCCGAAGTTCCCTTTGCCAATCACCTGGCTCTCAATGGTGTTTTCACCCTGGGGCGCTCGGGGTGGGACAAGATTTACAGCAAGCAGGAAAACTGGGTGAAGGCCCTGCCGGAGGATGAGGCGCTGCAGCTGACCCGCTCCATGGTCCTGCAAAAGGATGAAAAGCTGCTTGACCCCAAGAATTATCCCCTTCTGCGCCAATCTGCGGCAGTCGCCGATGCGCCGCTGGTTGCGGGCGATCGGCCGGTGAACGTGGTCGTCATCCTGATGGAGAGCTTCTCCGCGCGTTTTTCCGGCGTACTGGGTGCGCCGGAGAGCCTCACTCCCGAATTCGATGCCCTGGCCCGTGACGGGATTTTGTTCACCCGGGCTTTCTCCAGCGGAACCCATACTCATCAGGGTGTTTATGCCTCTCTGACCTCGTTTCCCAATGTGCCCGGCTATGAATACCTGATGAAGATGATGGAGGCCAACCAGGAATTCTCTTCGCTGCCGCTGCTTTTCACCCGCCGGGACTATGAAAGCATTTTCCTCTACAACGGGCTGCTCTCCTGGGACAATAAAGAGGGGTTCTTCCGTCAGCACGGCATGGAGCATTTCGTCGGCACCAGCGATTACCGTGACCCGACTTTCGTCGACCCGGTGTGGGGGGTGTCTGACCACGACGTCTATACCCGGGCCAACGAGGAATTCCGCCGACTGAGCCAAAAAGGGCCGTTTTTTGGAACTATCCTCACATTGTCCAATCATTCTCCCTTCAATCTTCCCGAGTCGCTGCCCTTTGAGCGGATCGAAAAAGATGACGGCATGGACGGGCGCTGGAATACCATGCGCTATGCCGACTGGGCGCTGGGGGAGTTTTTCCGCCAGGCCCGCCAGGAGGACTATTTCGACAACACCCTGTTCGTGGTGACCGGCGATCACGGCTTCGCCCATCCGCCCATGATCACCGGCATGCAGCTTGAGCGCTTCCATG
Protein-coding sequences here:
- a CDS encoding sensor histidine kinase, with translation MEQVQFKPISRIKTFLLIVLLTVLFLFNSGADLVYESCAFSLLVGYHFFTDLRFSGDQIRSAGLMLPHLAVYLSLCTLVVWVTTEDAESAYWVIYLLPIAVAAANLSLKATLATCSVATLLFASLVPHRLYSDPTARREELPELMVFALTFFLVGVLIQSFSEQHRRQLEVEVQLNEKLHRQKTEQEESLARLEKAEETLRRRERLAALGEMAAGIAHEIRNPLGVVTSSVQLLESRLPDLKDNQRRLLQIILEEIGRMNRLIGDFLRFSRPAQPHLVETDLAAFLRDRLDQIAPMAAEAGVEIRQELPGQPVPVWIDGELMQQAFLNLLLNALEASEKGDSLLVGLDLRNDQAVTAIRDSGGGIAAEDLPLIFNPFFTTKEGGTGLGLANAHRIIESHNGQLTVAANPDRGTTFTVKLPLQPPDQE
- a CDS encoding sigma-54-dependent transcriptional regulator, with the protein product MAHILVVDDEKNYCTVLSELLGDEGFRVSTAANPYAALEVMNRENIDLVLSDLKMPGMSGLEFLKQVQSEIGEIPFILFTAYATVETALDAMKSGAVDYLVKPCKNEEILLAVKKALGYRRLQAQNAALRRELDVERSGGIIGNSPAVRKLLDDVERAASVRSSVLIFGETGTGKELVARALHHAGARAKEALVTVNCAAFAENLLESELFGHERGAFTGATQRKRGLLEVADGGTLFLDEIGEFPLSLQPKLLRALQEQRFRRVGGTAEIESDVRIVAATHRDLQQMTETGAFREDLFYRLNVVVLEIPPLRRRREDIPLLALHFLRRSAREMDRPVRDLAPETIQRLQQYSWPGNVRELQNVMERSVLFSTTAVLNPADLPAPVGDVAQNVSPGASNIPEFDAPLPELMDRMEKELIRKALRQTGGVQAQAAELLGISRSNLQYKLKKHHLI
- a CDS encoding LTA synthase family protein; translated protein: MPILLLGKEFAFGNWLLGSRRAAQSPIEELMQRMVSFSRKIKEFFPPEARFAAGLYLLLAILFALLRTVLLLRNSVQAEQIPISILMESYLVGLRFDMAIASYLLIPLFLALLVLRGRGKRWAVFAFGVLVALLALAGVAEAEFYREFESRFNALVFEYLSHPTIVGGMIWEGYPVLSYLTVWILFCALWGGALRWLYRRVLATENRDPAPDRGIRSVLLRTMGATVLLTLMVFVSRGGFQSQPLRWGDAFFSEVPFANHLALNGVFTLGRSGWDKIYSKQENWVKALPEDEALQLTRSMVLQKDEKLLDPKNYPLLRQSAAVADAPLVAGDRPVNVVVILMESFSARFSGVLGAPESLTPEFDALARDGILFTRAFSSGTHTHQGVYASLTSFPNVPGYEYLMKMMEANQEFSSLPLLFTRRDYESIFLYNGLLSWDNKEGFFRQHGMEHFVGTSDYRDPTFVDPVWGVSDHDVYTRANEEFRRLSQKGPFFGTILTLSNHSPFNLPESLPFERIEKDDGMDGRWNTMRYADWALGEFFRQARQEDYFDNTLFVVTGDHGFAHPPMITGMQLERFHVPLLFYGPGLLGTEGERRDIVASQVDIGPSILGLLGISDPQQGWGRNLFAAAPDDRGFAVVKPSGGEDRVALIEGDYLLEVAPREKPRLYRYDLGHPPTGSENILREHEALADEMENRLHAYVETAILSLRKRALGVPESVALEQSADGKVAQK